The following coding sequences lie in one Spodoptera frugiperda isolate SF20-4 chromosome 24, AGI-APGP_CSIRO_Sfru_2.0, whole genome shotgun sequence genomic window:
- the LOC118278693 gene encoding U4/U6.U5 small nuclear ribonucleoprotein 27 kDa protein, which translates to MGRSPSPRRRDDRRRDRDRERDRDRDRDRERRRPRTRSRSRSLERRRRSPDRRRSPSPRRRRSRSTSPGPSTSFVKPKKTFGERPIVTPADLEGKTPEEQEMLKVMGFCGFDSTKGKKVEDNVEGDVHVVLKRKYRQYMNRKGGFNRPLDFVA; encoded by the coding sequence ATGGGTCGTTCGCCCAGTCCGCGGCGGCGCGATGACAGGCGCCGGGATCGAGACAGAGAGAGGGATAGAGACCGGGATAGGGACCGCGAGAGGCGGAGGCCTCGCACCCGCTCCCGTTCACGGTCTCTGGAACGTAGGCGGCGCTCCCCAGACCGCCGACGCAGCCCctcgccgcgccgccgccgctcacGCTCAACATCACCTGGACCGTCCACATCCTTCGTGAAGCCCAAGAAGACCTTCGGCGAGCGTCCGATAGTCACCCCAGCGGATCTAGAAGGTAAAACTCCTGAGGAACAGGAGATGCTTAAAGTTATGGGCTTTTGTGGGTTTGACTCCACTAAAGGCAAGAAGGTTGAAGACAATGTTGAGGGAGACGTCCATGTGGTGCTGAAACGTAAGTACAGACAGTATATGAACAGGAAGGGCGGGTTCAACAGGCCTCTAGACTTTGTTGCATGA